From one [Ruminococcus] lactaris ATCC 29176 genomic stretch:
- the rpsD gene encoding 30S ribosomal protein S4, giving the protein MAVNRVPVLKRCRSLGMDPIYLGINKKSNRQLKRANRKMSEYGLQLREKQKAKFIYGVLEKPFRNYYAKAKQMEGMTGANLMIILESRLDNVVFRLGLARTRKEARQIVDHKHVLVNGKQVNIPSYLVKAGDTIEIKENKKGSQRYKEILEATAGNMVPEWLEADAENLKGTVKELPAREAIDVPVDEMLIVELYSK; this is encoded by the coding sequence ATGGCAGTAAATAGAGTTCCTGTTCTTAAAAGATGCCGTTCATTAGGAATGGATCCGATTTATCTCGGAATCAATAAGAAATCTAACAGACAGTTAAAAAGAGCAAACAGAAAGATGAGCGAGTATGGTCTTCAGCTTCGCGAGAAGCAGAAAGCTAAATTCATCTATGGTGTGCTTGAGAAACCTTTCAGAAACTACTATGCAAAAGCTAAGCAGATGGAAGGTATGACAGGTGCGAACCTGATGATCATTCTTGAGTCAAGACTGGACAACGTAGTATTCCGTCTTGGACTTGCAAGAACAAGAAAAGAAGCAAGACAGATCGTTGATCACAAGCATGTACTCGTAAACGGCAAGCAGGTAAATATCCCATCTTACCTTGTAAAAGCCGGAGATACAATCGAGATCAAAGAGAATAAAAAAGGCTCACAGAGATACAAAGAGATTCTTGAAGCTACAGCAGGAAATATGGTTCCGGAGTGGCTTGAAGCAGACGCTGAGAATCTGAAAGGTACAGTAAAAGAGCTTCCGGCAAGAGAAGCCA